In Chitinophaga sp. HK235, a single window of DNA contains:
- a CDS encoding DoxX family protein, whose amino-acid sequence MKIVPLLGRILFALIFVMSGISHVGGAGVEYAAAAGVPAANFLVRVAGLLSLIGGLSVLLGYKAKVGAWLVIVFLIPVTFAIHRFWGIADPMAAQMQMANFMKNVALVGSALLIAYFGAGPLSLDNRQ is encoded by the coding sequence ATGAAAATTGTTCCACTGTTGGGGCGTATCCTGTTTGCGCTCATTTTTGTAATGTCGGGTATCAGTCACGTAGGCGGTGCCGGTGTGGAGTACGCCGCAGCTGCCGGAGTACCGGCGGCTAACTTCCTGGTCCGTGTAGCTGGCCTGCTGTCTTTGATAGGCGGTTTGAGTGTACTGCTGGGCTATAAAGCGAAGGTAGGTGCCTGGCTGGTGATCGTGTTCCTGATCCCGGTAACCTTTGCGATACATCGTTTCTGGGGTATTGCCGATCCGATGGCTGCCCAGATGCAGATGGCCAATTTTATGAAAAATGTGGCACTGGTAGGAAGTGCGTTGCTGATCGCTTATTTCGGTGCCGGGCCATTGAGTTTGGATAACAGGCAGTAA
- a CDS encoding HNH endonuclease, whose protein sequence is MRPLVKHSKTGAYKKEFQNSASLTTDKNLYFIRDYPYTETLRDATADGTRLTDFFLNDYSVLPKIEAKRFNDKNPGEISYIVDGSLGFTGDLGVKLLPVTASFTLHGRIQTVQKHTAAARNKYLRLLIPMNEVKELLKLQLDKTMYNTEPAVTGIPPLITNFQQLNDKLIKPVYKILKERYRDAKEELIMTNGLYCAYCENLLTDGIVMDIEHKLPKASFPDVMVDWDNLVVSCKACNQSNKGNNPKQVFGAQRIIYGNLLDPKNLDIRIETNLVPQENETLESFCDELKEISEDHVYDKVNKLLKLGEEITKDEKEEIEKLCKEYGETESGVIIEAGLDTQQEVGFYLLPANVRTILSDAGHHYDVKSKELTITVDLTRKDDSQLADLIALFDKKKAKKKGKDEDDKIADKLKALNDAYLKLASLSLQLKFENKKGEGDKEDKKDGKEKDKEKSETAYLNFPSLRLFRSNTPITVDYSTMKAAASAWNLWPDEDVYNPLQYLKYTYIDKGTETVLVPGNKSGKEHIDNQFVYKVQRGTSVVKFRVDVERIEPNTGDAIKFFGTKSIMDIVGINKAKDTLTDSRHGNRAKAWHMAWEQLELLKRVREDQEKKDKLYTYFKKPVNAPKAPEGAEESEWDTNWKQLLETFDTPGVVLPEMIWNNVLEIACATGFYSTWLTVFKTIGDMELARELAQRLAASADAWPNDPHKYHSTNKTFVNDFINAT, encoded by the coding sequence ATGCGACCCTTAGTCAAACATTCCAAAACCGGTGCCTATAAAAAAGAATTCCAAAACTCTGCTTCGTTGACCACTGACAAGAATCTTTACTTTATCCGGGATTATCCCTATACAGAGACGTTACGCGATGCCACTGCCGATGGAACGAGATTGACAGATTTTTTTTTGAACGATTATTCCGTTCTTCCCAAAATTGAAGCAAAACGATTTAATGACAAAAATCCTGGAGAAATAAGTTACATCGTTGATGGAAGTCTTGGGTTTACAGGGGATCTGGGTGTAAAGCTGTTGCCTGTTACTGCATCATTTACGCTTCATGGAAGAATTCAGACCGTCCAGAAACATACGGCTGCCGCTCGTAACAAGTATCTGCGATTGTTAATCCCCATGAATGAAGTAAAGGAGCTTCTCAAATTACAGCTGGATAAAACGATGTATAATACCGAGCCTGCGGTAACGGGTATCCCACCGCTTATAACAAATTTCCAGCAACTCAATGATAAGCTGATTAAGCCTGTTTACAAAATCCTGAAAGAAAGATACAGGGATGCCAAAGAGGAGCTTATAATGACGAATGGCCTTTATTGCGCATATTGTGAAAACCTCCTGACTGATGGCATTGTTATGGATATTGAACATAAACTACCCAAAGCAAGTTTTCCGGATGTTATGGTGGATTGGGATAATCTGGTCGTTTCCTGCAAGGCATGTAATCAGTCCAATAAAGGCAATAACCCTAAACAGGTATTCGGTGCACAACGCATTATTTATGGCAACCTGCTCGATCCTAAAAATCTGGACATACGGATCGAAACCAACCTGGTACCACAGGAAAACGAAACGCTGGAAAGTTTTTGTGATGAACTGAAAGAGATCTCAGAAGACCATGTTTATGATAAGGTTAATAAGCTATTAAAACTGGGAGAGGAGATTACTAAAGACGAAAAGGAGGAAATAGAGAAATTATGTAAAGAATATGGAGAAACAGAAAGCGGTGTAATTATAGAGGCTGGTTTGGATACTCAACAGGAGGTAGGGTTTTACCTCTTACCTGCAAACGTCAGAACGATCTTGTCTGATGCCGGTCATCACTACGATGTCAAATCAAAAGAGTTGACCATAACGGTTGATCTGACCAGAAAAGATGACAGCCAACTGGCGGATCTGATAGCCCTGTTTGATAAAAAGAAGGCTAAGAAGAAGGGAAAAGATGAAGATGATAAAATAGCGGATAAGTTGAAGGCCCTCAATGATGCATATCTTAAACTGGCCAGTCTCAGCTTACAGCTTAAGTTTGAAAATAAAAAAGGAGAAGGGGATAAGGAAGACAAGAAAGATGGAAAAGAAAAAGATAAGGAAAAGAGCGAGACAGCTTACCTTAACTTTCCTTCGTTGCGGTTATTCAGGAGTAATACGCCGATAACAGTGGATTATAGTACAATGAAAGCTGCTGCATCGGCCTGGAACCTGTGGCCGGATGAGGATGTGTATAATCCGCTGCAGTACCTGAAATACACCTACATCGACAAGGGTACTGAAACGGTCCTCGTTCCGGGAAATAAAAGTGGAAAAGAACATATAGACAATCAGTTTGTCTATAAAGTGCAGCGAGGTACGAGTGTGGTGAAGTTCCGGGTGGATGTTGAAAGGATAGAACCTAATACAGGTGATGCTATCAAGTTTTTTGGTACAAAAAGTATCATGGATATTGTTGGTATCAATAAGGCCAAAGACACGTTAACGGACTCCCGCCATGGTAACCGTGCCAAAGCGTGGCATATGGCATGGGAACAGCTGGAGCTGCTGAAACGGGTCCGTGAAGATCAGGAAAAAAAAGATAAATTATATACCTATTTTAAAAAACCGGTTAATGCTCCCAAAGCTCCGGAGGGCGCTGAAGAATCGGAATGGGACACGAACTGGAAACAACTGCTGGAAACTTTTGATACCCCGGGTGTAGTGCTGCCAGAGATGATTTGGAACAATGTGCTGGAAATAGCCTGTGCTACCGGCTTTTATTCAACCTGGCTGACTGTTTTTAAAACGATAGGAGACATGGAACTCGCCCGGGAACTGGCACAAAGACTGGCCGCCAGCGCAGATGCGTGGCCCAATGACCCCCATAAGTACCACTCCACCAATAAAACTTTTGTGAACGATTTTATTAATGCAACATGA
- a CDS encoding NAD(P)-dependent oxidoreductase, producing METIGFIGTGNLGTPIAANLLKAGYQVKIYNRTREKAKPLEALGAELVDSPAAAAVKGGIVMSLVSDDKAVESIAGNELLQALGNGGIHVSMSTISPDTARMLSVQHQAQGVAYVAAPVFARPEAAVARVGNAVISGPAAAKERIRPLLEAGFAKNIFDLGEDAGSANVLKLIGNFMIAGAIEMMAESFALAEKNGVDPKAAYEMLTTTLFASPVFRGYGGMITERKFTGNPAFSAALGLKDMNLVLQTAGRSYTPMPLANLVHSRLTTVLARNTKDADWTALAMGALEDAGISI from the coding sequence ATGGAAACCATTGGATTTATTGGAACGGGCAATCTCGGAACTCCTATTGCAGCCAATCTGTTGAAAGCCGGCTATCAGGTGAAGATCTATAACCGTACCCGTGAAAAGGCGAAGCCTTTGGAAGCGCTGGGTGCTGAGTTGGTAGACAGTCCGGCTGCCGCCGCAGTGAAAGGAGGGATCGTGATGAGCCTGGTGTCTGATGACAAAGCGGTAGAGAGCATTGCGGGCAACGAACTGTTGCAGGCGTTGGGTAATGGAGGCATACATGTATCGATGAGTACTATTTCGCCGGATACGGCGCGTATGCTGTCTGTGCAGCATCAGGCACAGGGTGTGGCTTATGTGGCGGCACCCGTATTTGCGAGGCCTGAAGCGGCTGTAGCCAGGGTAGGTAATGCTGTCATTTCCGGGCCGGCAGCAGCAAAAGAGCGAATCAGGCCATTGCTGGAGGCCGGATTCGCTAAAAATATTTTTGATTTGGGAGAAGATGCAGGCAGTGCTAATGTGCTGAAACTGATCGGCAATTTTATGATAGCCGGTGCCATTGAGATGATGGCAGAATCATTTGCCCTGGCGGAAAAGAACGGTGTAGATCCTAAGGCGGCCTATGAGATGCTGACTACCACCCTGTTTGCTTCACCAGTATTCCGTGGTTACGGAGGGATGATCACAGAGCGGAAGTTTACCGGCAACCCGGCATTCAGTGCTGCACTTGGTCTGAAGGATATGAACCTGGTATTGCAAACGGCAGGCAGGTCCTACACGCCGATGCCGCTGGCCAATCTGGTACATTCCAGGTTAACAACCGTGCTGGCCCGGAATACCAAAGATGCTGACTGGACAGCGCTGGCAATGGGAGCCCTGGAAGATGCCGGTATCAGCATTTAA
- a CDS encoding helix-turn-helix domain-containing protein codes for MRKTNSTNAINERTLSRLCSTAHTLSVIGGRWKPTILWCLLDGKMRYHELRKSIKGVSERVLVLQLRELESDQLLKRVVYPEVPPRVEYELTPLGKSLEPLLNQMADWGALHKQKTQPAKELEPAAVN; via the coding sequence ATGAGAAAAACAAACTCCACCAATGCCATCAACGAAAGGACACTCAGCCGTTTGTGCAGCACAGCTCATACCCTCTCTGTCATTGGCGGCCGATGGAAGCCTACCATTCTCTGGTGCCTGCTGGATGGCAAAATGCGGTACCATGAACTGAGAAAATCCATCAAAGGCGTATCAGAAAGAGTATTGGTATTACAACTGCGTGAACTCGAAAGCGACCAGCTGTTAAAACGTGTCGTCTATCCGGAAGTACCTCCCCGGGTAGAATATGAGCTGACCCCACTGGGTAAGTCACTGGAACCCTTATTAAATCAAATGGCCGACTGGGGCGCATTGCATAAGCAAAAAACCCAACCGGCCAAAGAACTGGAACCTGCAGCCGTCAATTAA
- a CDS encoding SPFH domain-containing protein: protein MGNSSVLTWALLIGLPILCLVLYKVILRIFFGVIIVPEDRIGLVTKKFVLFGKQELPEGRILATKGEAGFQAQTLAPGVYFWKWIWQYSVTFQPFTLIPTGKIGLVMAKDGAELPTGSILARKVPCDTFQDTVAFLENGGCKGRQTGIITPGSYRINTFLFDVEITDMVSIPENGVGIVTTLEGQALETGSIAGKTIPEHNNFQDVDAFLEKGGYKGLQEQVILAGSYFINPWFAKMEIVRMTEIAIGHVGVVISFVGNDGVDISGAEFKHGNIVAKSFKGVWAEPLGPGKYPINPYIMKVELVPTTNLVLNWASARSEAHQLDKNLSTITVRSKDGFTFNLDVSQIIHIPTTEAPKVIARFGNMSNLVTQVLEPTIGNYFRNSAQGSDVISFLTSRKERQNAAKEHIGQVLDQYNVFGVDTLIGDIVPPESLMKTLTDRKIAEEQKVTYETQRQAQETRQSLEKETAVAEMQKEIVKADQGVLIAERIADASVKKATGDANSVRLQANAESDRMKLLASGEAEKVRLLARAEADRTEWIAKADAEKISLTGKAEAEKILAIGQSSAESYKLAVEAMGGSNFTQLKVMEAIGAQNIRIMPDILIGGNDGANGPISGLLGLRLLEEIGNKQAAQSSTPAQQQPDLQ from the coding sequence ATGGGAAACTCCTCTGTTCTCACATGGGCACTGCTCATCGGCCTGCCCATCCTATGCCTGGTACTTTACAAGGTAATTCTTCGTATATTCTTCGGCGTTATAATCGTGCCGGAAGACCGTATTGGGCTTGTAACGAAAAAATTTGTACTCTTCGGCAAGCAGGAACTGCCCGAAGGACGTATCCTTGCCACCAAAGGCGAAGCCGGTTTCCAGGCACAGACACTGGCTCCCGGTGTATACTTCTGGAAATGGATCTGGCAGTACAGCGTTACCTTCCAGCCTTTTACCCTTATCCCAACCGGTAAAATAGGCCTTGTAATGGCTAAAGACGGTGCTGAACTACCTACCGGCTCCATCCTTGCCCGTAAAGTACCCTGCGACACCTTCCAGGATACTGTTGCCTTCCTGGAAAATGGCGGCTGCAAAGGCCGGCAGACAGGTATTATCACGCCCGGATCTTATCGTATCAACACCTTCCTGTTTGACGTGGAAATCACCGACATGGTCTCCATCCCGGAAAATGGCGTGGGCATTGTTACCACCCTCGAAGGACAAGCCCTTGAAACAGGCTCCATTGCCGGTAAAACCATCCCGGAACATAACAACTTCCAGGACGTGGACGCCTTCCTCGAAAAAGGTGGCTACAAAGGATTACAGGAACAAGTGATTCTGGCCGGTTCTTATTTTATCAACCCCTGGTTTGCCAAAATGGAAATCGTACGCATGACTGAAATAGCCATCGGCCATGTAGGCGTAGTCATCTCCTTCGTAGGCAACGACGGCGTAGACATCAGCGGTGCCGAATTCAAACACGGCAACATCGTAGCCAAAAGTTTCAAAGGCGTGTGGGCGGAACCGTTAGGTCCGGGTAAATACCCCATCAACCCCTACATCATGAAAGTGGAACTGGTGCCTACCACCAACCTGGTGCTCAACTGGGCTTCCGCAAGAAGTGAAGCACACCAGCTGGATAAAAACCTGTCCACTATTACAGTACGGAGTAAAGATGGTTTTACCTTCAACCTCGACGTATCTCAGATCATCCATATCCCTACAACAGAAGCTCCGAAAGTGATTGCCCGCTTTGGTAACATGAGCAACCTCGTTACCCAGGTACTTGAACCTACTATCGGCAACTATTTCCGTAACTCAGCCCAGGGATCCGATGTGATCAGCTTCCTCACCAGCCGTAAGGAAAGACAAAACGCTGCCAAAGAACATATCGGACAGGTACTGGATCAATACAATGTTTTCGGAGTGGATACCCTCATCGGTGACATCGTACCTCCTGAAAGCCTGATGAAAACACTGACCGACCGTAAAATTGCGGAAGAACAAAAAGTAACCTACGAAACACAACGCCAGGCACAGGAAACCCGTCAGTCACTCGAAAAAGAAACAGCAGTAGCTGAAATGCAGAAAGAGATCGTAAAAGCTGACCAGGGTGTACTGATCGCAGAAAGAATAGCCGACGCCTCTGTGAAGAAAGCTACGGGTGATGCCAACAGTGTACGCCTGCAGGCTAACGCAGAAAGTGATCGTATGAAACTGCTGGCCAGCGGTGAAGCAGAAAAAGTAAGGCTGCTTGCCAGAGCAGAGGCTGACCGCACAGAATGGATCGCCAAAGCGGATGCGGAAAAAATCTCCCTCACCGGTAAAGCAGAAGCGGAAAAAATCCTGGCCATCGGTCAGTCCAGCGCCGAATCCTATAAACTGGCCGTAGAAGCCATGGGTGGCAGCAACTTCACACAATTAAAAGTGATGGAAGCTATCGGTGCACAGAACATCCGCATCATGCCCGACATCCTGATCGGTGGCAACGATGGTGCCAATGGCCCCATCAGCGGACTGCTCGGGTTAAGACTGCTGGAAGAAATCGGTAACAAACAAGCCGCTCAGAGCAGCACACCGGCCCAACAACAACCCGACTTACAATAA